A window of Magnolia sinica isolate HGM2019 chromosome 13, MsV1, whole genome shotgun sequence genomic DNA:
CCAAGCCATGCTAGTACTATTTCTTAGCTAAGCCCCAGTGTACCCCGGGCCTAATAACCAGACCCCCTACCTCCAACAAGGATTGGAAATGcaagtggttttgggcctcgGGGGAGTGAGAGGCACTTACTACTGAACTCGACAACCTATGGGTCTGAGTCCCCACCAAAATTTCCAATCAAGGTTGAATCCACTTTGATTTATCCTGTGTCTTATAATTCTGGTTCGTTCCTCATTCTAACTTAATTCTTTGTTTGCAGTTTACCCGAAAGGGCTGCCCgacctctctcccttcttccgaGCCCATATTGCTAGGGCTTGGGTACTCAAGGAAGACCAACGCATCTGAACGACATCATCAGTCCGGATAATCTCCTCCATCTGAATTTTGTAGATTCAAACCTCTCCCCATTGCTCTGGGTAAGTTATGACTCTTCATACAATGAACCTCTTTGTAGGTATGTTCCTTAGCCGATTTCTTTTTGAGCAGGTATGGCTGAGGCGTCGTGCTCCAAGAGGAAAAGGTCGGTAATGCCGCTTCCTCCTCTGAGCGTGATGATGGCTGCTAAGCCAAGAGTAAGatcatggagaagaagaaaaagacaacTTTTACTGTGGAGACTACCCCAGTTGCGGTCGTGCCTGTAACAATTCCAGCCCCAGCCCTCGAAGCACACCGGGCCGCTTCCTCTCATCCGCTTGGGATCAAGGAGGTCGTCGCAAAGACTATCGGCATAAGTTCCCCCCGGGTAGGGACGTTTATGACAACCCCACCAACATCAACCTTACTGCTGTTGAGGTAGATTTCCTAGTCGACAGGACAGACTCCTAGTCGGGAACGCCGCCGCAGCCGAGCCTCGGGCCTCCGAGGCTAGGGGTGTTGGAAGGGCAACTGATTTGACTCCTCCCTCAGAACTCTTGGCATTTCTTCCTGATTACCATATGTCACTATTGAATGATTGGGCGCCCAAACATCCGACCGAAGCATCCATTGTCAACACTCTCTCTCGTCTTCCTGAGTCGTTCGTAACCAACTTCGCCTCCGTCTGCTACACGATAAGCTTTTAACATTATTTGTGAACTCAGATCGTCGTTGCTGATGTTTGTCCAGATCCAAGAAAGGCTAAGGGCGATGACTCGAATCGAGGGGGAGAAggccgagtttttttttttaaccgagTTAAAATTCATTAATAGAAACAAGAGATTTACAACCCTTTGGGTAGGGCCCAACCCGAACAAGAAGGAGCCCGCCTATCATATCAACAAAAGAAAACCAACCTAGGAGAGAAACCGCCAGCAGGAACCCCAGGAGCGCAACAGCCATAAAAAAACCAGCCTAGCACCCTGACTTGAACGGACCCACGCAACGCTCCCCTATACAAAATCCAAAGAACAAAACCAGAAGGCCCATTAGGTAGGCCCCGGCACGACCCAGGTGGCTCCCAGGCCAATCCTATCCAGGAACACCAAACCTCTAATAGGCCCAAGACGATCACACACCCGGTCAACAACAAGCAAAGTTTGACTACCACTACCCTTTCGGGCCAGCCCGTCTGCCGAACCGTTGCCTTCTCTCAGAATTAGCCTAACCAAAACCAAGCCACCTTTCATAAGGGATTTAATTCTGGACACTCAGTGCCTCCAATGCCATGAGAAAGACGATTGTCCCGAGATTGAATCCATCATGAACTTGGAGTCTAACTCTATCTCGATGCAGTTGTACCCCTTACTAATGTAAGACTGAGCCCATCATGGACAAGCCTCATCTCTGCCTTGTTGTTGGACGTAGACCCATATCCTAACACAAAAGCAAACAGAAAATCCCCCATGTGGATTCTAGCAATACCGCCCCCTCCATCCATGCCAGGATTGCCCAAAGAGGAGCCATCAACGTTAATTTTCACCTAGTCTATGGCGGGCCTGGACCACCTGACCGATTCCACTTTAACCCGAGCACGCGCAGGAGGGGACAGCCCCAGATCTCCCCAAAAATCCAGCCCTGTTAGAAGAGGACTGAGAGCGGGGAATGGCGGGCGTGAACAGGAAGAACAGCCATCCCTCAATTTTTACTATACAAACACTAGTCGCTGCCGATTTCTGGTTAAATTTGGCGGCATTCCTTGCATGCCAAATTTCCCACAAGATAATGCAGGGAGTGACCTTGCAAATGGATTTGGAGATGGTTCCCCCTGCCATGACGACCCACCACTGCCTAATCCTTCCTTCAACGAATTGCTCCGGGAGAAAGAAGACACTGAAAATGATGCCAAAATGGTCCCAGATGGACCTCGCCAAAGCTCCATAAAGGAAAAGATGGCTAAGAAATTTCGAGTTGGACCTGAACCCGAGCTCCTCAACGCAGCAGTAGCACATGGAGACGGTGGGAATCCCCTTAGCTTGAATGCATACATCGACTAGGACAGTGTCCTGGAGCACTCTCCATGTGAACACCAAACTCCATGTGAACACCAAAAATTTTGGCAGCACTTTCTGGTGCCACACCCATTATGACCAACCGGGAAGGCTATAAACAGGCCTACTCATCTTCCAGGCAGATTTAATAGTAAACTTACCTGAACGATCCAGAGGCCAAAAACAGGAATCATTTTCATCTGACGTGGCGAAGCCTTCCTGGAAAATGAAATCCACAACACCATGTGGAAGGAGGGAGAACACTGCCGAGGTCGGGAAAGGCCCCAAGGGCCTGAGAAAGTCCTTGATCTGTAAAGAGAGGAGCTCGCTTAGGATCAGGGAGGAAACCAAGCTCACAAGGGGGCCTAGCCCAGTCCAATTAACATCCCAAAGATTTCTAGCTCCGTGACCCACCTGCCATTGGACGCTTCCCTCAAGTAGGGCCATCTGCTCCCTGATTTTTCTCCATAAAGGAGAGCCGCCTCTAGCTGAGGACAACGCAGAACTAGAATCCAGATCCACCCCATGCTTGGCTCTCATGAGAACTGCCCATAGTCCACTAAACTCGCTGAATTTCACCTCCCACTCTAGTTTCATCCTCAAAGCATTCAAGAATTCAGCTAGTTTCCTGATCCCCAAACCACCTCCTTCAAAGGGCCTTGAGATCTTTTTCCAGGATATCCAGTGGAGCTTACTCTTTCCATCAGCCCAGCCCAAAAGAACCTTGCAAAGTGTTGTTCCAAGCTGGAAGTGACCTTGAGCGGGACCACCGCAGTCGATATAACATGCAATGGAATGCTGCTCAAAACATGCCTAATTAGGTTGGCTCTACTAGCTTGAGACAACAATTTGGATTTCTAACTGCTGACCTTGCTTTGGACCTTGTCCAAGAGGAATTGGAAATCTGAGCATTTCACCTTACCTGAGGCTAGGGGGACGCCCAAGTAACGTAGACCCGCTCTCAACTTAACAATCCCAAGAATACACTTGATACTTCTAATTCTAGTGGCGGAGAGCTTCCCCGAGTAGATAAAACAGCTCTTGATAAAGTTAATCCTCTGCCCAGAGGCCTCTTGGAACACATCCAGGAACGTCTTCACTGCCTGCAACGAAGACTTGCTGCCATTCAGGAAAAGCAGGGTATCGTCGGTGAATAGCATGTG
This region includes:
- the LOC131224247 gene encoding uncharacterized protein LOC131224247 gives rise to the protein MVKLDLEKAYDRVDWGFLKLVLRAFGFSDKWVSLLEKCWSNCWFSILVNVEAFSRNFRNLMVRGWSHPYAIGRGRPIATHMLFTDDTLLFLNGSKSSLQAVKTFLDVFQEASGQRINFIKSCFIYSGKLSATRIRSIKCILGIVKLRAGLRYLGVPLASGKVKCSDFQFLLDKVQSKHSIACYIDCGGPAQGHFQLGTTLCKVLLGWADGKSKLHWISWKKISRPFEGGGLGIRKLAEFLNALRMKLEWEVKFSEFSGLWAVLMRAKHGVDLDSSSALSSARGGSPLWRKIREQMALLEGSVQWQVGHGARNLWDVNWTGLGPLVSLVSSLILSELLSLQIKDFLRPLGPFPTSAVFSLLPHGVVDFIFQEGFATSDENDSCFWPLDRSGKFTIKSAWKMSRPVYSLPGWS